Sequence from the Candidatus Eremiobacteraceae bacterium genome:
AGCGCATCATGAGGGTAAACCCTGTGCGATATGCGCATGCGCCGGGCGAACGACGAGGACGCGGCCGCGATCCATCAGGTGCTCGAGCGCAGCGGTGGGGATGCGGCGCTTGCACCGGTCGAGGCGACGCTGGGCGACGTCGAATCGTTCTTGCGCGCCGACAACGCCGGCGCGTTCATCGCCGAGTTGGACGACCGCGATGCCGGTGCCGCGCTGTTCAGCCGCCAAGGCGATGTCATGTGGCTTTTCCATATCGCCGTTCTGCCGCACGCGCGCGCGAAGGGGATCGGCAAAGCGCTGGTCGGCGCGGTCGAAGCCGGCGCACGGGGAGCCGGCGCGAGCGCGGTATTCGTCCAGATCCCAAAACACGTCGAGGCCCGCTCCTTCTTCGAAGCGCTGGGCTATCACGTGGACATCGAAGAAGACGACGTGGTCGCCGGAGAACCCATCACGCTGGTGGATTTGGTCAAACTGGTCTAGCGCCCTGTGCTGGGCGTCAGGACGAGCGTATGCTGGGTAGCCGCGACGACAGCCGCCTGGGTGAACGGGACCGGCGCCCAACCGACGTGCGTGTAGTCGTCGAGCTGGTCGTCGTAGTGGGGATCGCTGTATACGCCGGATTCGCCGAGCGTCAAGAGCATCGATGACTGGTCGAAATCCGACAGATCCACCACCAGGCGCTGCGAGGGTCCGTGATCCGGTTTGGCCGCGTATGGGGCGAAGCCGCTGCCGGGCTGCGGCACCGGCGGTAAGCTCAAGAACCCGAGAAACCATTTCACCGAGAGCGGATGGCGATAGATCGCCGCGTTGCGCACCCCCCACGGCTGCAGCGCGGCGAGATCACGAGCTGCGCCGGATCCACCGCGGCTCGCCGCCTCCCGGGCAGCATTCACGATCGCGGCCTC
This genomic interval carries:
- a CDS encoding GNAT family N-acetyltransferase, which codes for MRMRRANDEDAAAIHQVLERSGGDAALAPVEATLGDVESFLRADNAGAFIAELDDRDAGAALFSRQGDVMWLFHIAVLPHARAKGIGKALVGAVEAGARGAGASAVFVQIPKHVEARSFFEALGYHVDIEEDDVVAGEPITLVDLVKLV